A portion of the Cryptomeria japonica chromosome 5, Sugi_1.0, whole genome shotgun sequence genome contains these proteins:
- the LOC131072664 gene encoding 36.4 kDa proline-rich protein-like, producing the protein MKKAVAVLLIVMIEVATSMPVLMAWNPVPQPPPAPVPAKCPLDALKVGACVEVLSGLVHIGIGDPIVNQCCPVIEGVLALEAALCLCTAIRARLLNLNILVPLALQLIASCGMTPPPGFTCPAS; encoded by the coding sequence ATGAAGAAAGCTGTAGCAGTGCTACTTATTGTTATGATTGAGGTGGCAACCAGCATGCCAGTGTTAATGGCGTGGAATCCTGTTCCTCAACCTCCTCCAGCTCCAGTTCCAGCAAAATGCCCACTTGATGCTCTGAAGGTGGGGGCCTGTGTTGAAGTGCTTAGTGGCCTTGTGCACATAGGCATTGGAGACCCAATTGTAAACCAGTGCTGCCCAGTGATTGAAGGAGTTTTGGCATTGGAGGCAGCCCTGTGTTTGTGTACAGCAATCAGGGCTAGGCTCCTCAACCTCAATATACTTGTTCCACTAGCACTGCAGCTTATTGCTTCTTGTGGAATGACTCCTCCTCCCGGCTTCACATGCCCTGCTTCTTAG